Genomic window (Nitrospirales bacterium LBB_01):
AGAATATGTCATGGTCTCTGAGGTCATCTCTCATTTCTTGTGTAAGCTCAGGGTAGTATGAGCTTTGCTTTTCCCAGAGGAGTTCAAACTCTTGCTCGTACAATTTCCGCTCTGTGTGCCGGCATCTGACCTTTTCGCCCTTTACCTGTAATGAATATAGATACTCGCCGAGGGTTCGGCAGTTATTAGCTTTTATCTCCTCAGGGAGTCTCCGAAGTTCTTCTTTAAACGCAGTGTCTTTTTTAACATCCTCGCCTTGAGACTTTCTGCTGCTCTTAAAACCTCTTCTTTTACTTAGATGGAGTAACACCCTGCCAAACTCTAATTTAGAAAGTTGAGAGTCAAGCCCATGTGTTCTGAGTTCATACGGGTTCATAGCGTAAAACATGAGAGCGCTGTCATCGGAAAACATTTGGTACTCTTTTAATTTCACAGTAAGGTTGTCTCTTCTTTGGCATTTCCTTTCATACTGCCGTCTAAGCTGTCTCTTTAGACGTCGTGTAGCATTTTTTGATATTTCACTGCCAGAAGTAGTTCTGTCCACGCCCTCCTGAAAAATACGAACGCCTGCATCAATAATTTTCTTAGAATTGTTGTCAATGCAAGCCCAGCCAATAGAATTTGTACCCAAATCAAGCCCAAGTTTGTAAGTCATCTCATTCCCCCTAATATTTTTTACTTGACATATTTATAGAAATATGTTAAAGTATAGATAGTATAACATATCAGTGCCTGGAGTTTCCCATAATAAAGGGTTAATCTCCCAGGACACCCCAGCTTATGTTGGGGACCCGAGCTCCTGTTCGCAGGGGCTCTTTTTATTATTGGCTTTTACCGGCTGATAAAAACAACAACCCATGATTTCTCACGTAGGGCGTGCAGTAATCTAAACCTTATACCAAGTAGCTCCCAAAAAGATAATATAATGGTGGGGAAAAAGGACTGGATTCCCGCTCGTAGGCGGGAATGACAAAGGAGTGCGATTTTACAGGGAACCTTTAGGGGAGGTCATTCCTTTTCCTTTCTCGTCTTTCCTGCGAAGGCAGGAATCCAGTTTTTTATTTATATCTTTGAGCGCAACTCAGTATTAAAGGTAAAACTCATTGACAGTTGAATTATAGGAAAAACTTACTACTTTACGGTTTATTATTTTCAAATATTTTGTAATTTGCGATTCTTTTCTTTTGAAAAAAGTACTGCAACGATGTTCCCATAACACCGATTCCATAGGTGACGCTTCGGGAGAAATTTATAGAGGATGCCTCTTCAAAATACTTGGTCGGACAGCTAATCTCTCCGATTTTAAACCCAAAGTGCAGCGCCTGCACTATCATCTGATTATCAAAGATGAAATCGTCCGAATTATTTTCAAACGGTATGGTTTCAAGCACAGCTCTACTGAACGCTCTAAACCCTGTGTGGTACTCTGAAAGTTTAATGCCAAGAAAGATATTTTCAAAGAATGTCAAAAACCTGTTGGAGACATATTTGTATGAGGGCATTCCGCCCTTTAGCGCATCGCCGCCCAAAATTCTTGAGCCAAGCGCAACATCGTAATGACCGGAGATAACCATTGCGGCAAGCGCCGTCACAAGTTTTGGCGAATACTGATAGTCCGGGTGCAGCATCACGATTACATCAGCCCCGCCAACAAGTGCATTTTTATAGCACGTCTTTTGATTGCCGCCATAACCGAGATTTTTTTCGTGAACGATTACCTTAAGACCAAGTTTTCTTGCCACCTCAGGAGTGCTGTCTTTTGAGGCATCATCAACAACTATTATCTCATCCACATACTCGTGAGGTATCTCATCATAAGTCTGCTGTAGAGTTTTCTCAGCATTATACGCCGGCATAACAACAGCTATTTTTTTTCCTAAAAGCATACGGTTATCCTTTTATAACATAACAATATCCGCATTTACAAGACTCCTTATAACATCCTAAACTTTTCTCTTGACAAAACACATTATTTACATTACCATACATCATAAGTACGTGTGCCGTTAGGGTTTTCCTTTGACGGGCTACTGGCTGGAATAGGCTTGGGACACTATGAAGCGGCAATTGGTCAGAAACTGCATAGTGCGGCCTTATAAAGTATGGAGAGAGATGATTTGAAACGCTTGGGATGTTTTATTGTTGTACCGCTATCGTTGATGTTGCTTTTTGCTTTTGCCAAACCTTTGAGTGCTGAGGACGTAGTGGTGATTGAGGGAGCCGCAGTGAAACCTTTTGAGGAGGCACTAAAGGGATTTGAGCATAATTGCGGATGCAATGTAAAAGGAGTGCTGGCTCTGGATATGAAAGATGCTGATCCTATGGCTTTTATAGAAAAGCTCAAGCCTGATAAGGTCGTGGCAATTGGTGAGGAGGCACTTAAGAGCGTTAAAAATATAACAAATAAGCAGGTTATTTATATGATGGTCTTAAATCCAACGCTATATACAGCCGGAAAAAGTAATTTTACAGGAATTAGCATGATTATTCCTCCGGCCAAACAGTTAAGGGCGATAAGGAGCGTGTTTCCTAACGTTGACCGACTTGGGGTACTGTATAATCCTGAAAACTCTGAAAATATAGTCCGCACTGCCCGTAGCGTTGCCGCAAGTATGGGTTTTGAAATCATAACACATGAAGTACACTCCCCAAAAGATATACCTGGCGCTCTCAACGCTATAAAACACAAGATAGAAGCCCTATGGCTTATACCGGATGTGACCGTAGCACCGCCTGAGATGATAGAGCTCTATGAGCTTTTTTCTGTTCACTACAATAAGCCGCTGTTTACTTTTGCAGATAAACACTTAGAGCGCGGCGCCTCGTTGTCTGTCTCGATATCACCGGTTGATATTGGAAAACAGGCGGGTGAAATTTTAAAAAACAGCTATGCCAATAAAAGTAATCTTCACGATGTGACTGTCGCAAAGGTATCTCTAAATCCAGTGGTGGCTACCAAGATGGTTTTGGTTATAAATGAGCCGTTTAGAAAAGAAAACACTGTTTTTATGGATATCTCACAGCTTAAACGTTAATCGGTTACTTCTGCTCAATTTTTTACTAAAATGAATTTTCTTTTAAAAGAGGGCAGGGCTAAGAAATTCAGGGAGAGTTTCGCTGCTAAAGTCTATGCCGTTGTCACTGTTTTTATTATATTAGTATCGGTGGTTTTTGTCACCATAATAGTACGCGGACAGTACAAACAGCTAATGGAAAATAGTATAACAAAGGGGACTCTGCTTGCCAAATTGCTGGCTTATAACAGCCGGCTTGGAGTGTTTTCAGAAAGTGAAACTATCTTGACAGATGCCGTTGATGCTATAAAAAGGCAAAACGATGTGGTCTATGTATCAATTTATAATAGTGATGCTAAACTTCTTACAAAGTACGTAAATGGTCAACTCTATAAAGACACTTCAGATGATCATAATGAAATTGATAAAATAATAGAACAACTTAAAAAAGAAAAAAGTCTCTTTTTCACCGAAGGCAAAAACGTATTATGCTTTTGGGCGCCTGTGCTATCCGATTATGCTGGGGATGACTATTTGCAGGTAGTTGCCGGTAAATCAAAATTGCTTGGTTTTGTTGAAATCTGTCTGACTACGACAACTCTTAAAGCACAAATAATCGGTCTTTTTTTAAGAAGCATACTTATGAGTGTTTTTTTTCTCTTAATAGCCTTGTCAATTACATTTGTTATCCTTAGAAAAATTATACGACCGGTGATAGATCTAACAAGCTGCATGAGGGAGTTTGGTGAAACCGGCACCTTAACCGGAGAGCTCCCTATCACTGCCCAAGATGAAATTGGTCATTTATCAATGGCTTTTACTAAAATGATAGATGATCTTCATGCCAAAGAGAATGAAAAGCATGTAATGGAGGAACATCTGATAAACTCTCAAAAAATGGAGGCTATCGGCACTCTGGCTGGAGGTATCGCACATAATTTTAACAACGTGCTGACCGTGTTTGCATCAAAACTTGCCGTGGCTAAAAACCTCCTGCCTAAGACGCATGACGCATATGCAAGACTTATACAGGCAGAAGACACAATAGGCAAGGCAAAATATTTGTCTAACCAGCTTTTTACTTTTGCCCGCGGCGGCTCTCCAATAAAAGAGGCAGCCTCAATAGGCTCTCTTATTGAAGAGACGGTGCCGCTTATCATGGCAGGCTCTCGGTTAAACTATGAACTGGAGATAGCAGAGGATTTGTGTTTAGCGATGATTGACAAGGACCAGATGCGGCAAGTAATCAATAATCTGCTCTCCAATTCTAAAGATGCAGTAAAAGACAGAGGATCCATTACGGTTAGAGCACGGAACGCTAAACTGACAGACCATATTGCAGTGCCTTCAAACGGGATGTATATTAAGATTGATTTTATGGATACAGGCATTGGGATAATAGAGGACAATTTAAGCAAAATATTTACTCCATTTTTTACTACAAAACGCAATGGGCGCGGTCTTGGACTAACCATTGCACATTCCATAGTGAAAAAGCATGGCGGAGAGGTTATAATTACATCAGAGCATGGGAAGTGGACGCTCTGTGAGGTCTATGTACCTGCCACCTGTGAGTTGGGTGCAACAGTGGCTATAGAATCAGCAAAAACCAGTGATTTCTCAATAAGTGAACCGGTTGAAGTATCCGCAGCAGAACAAAAAAGGATACTTCTGCTTGAAGATAATGATGAGATACGGACATGGGTGGGGCTTGTATTGCGTGACAGCGGCTACAGAGTGTCAATGGCAAGGGATGGTCTTGAGGCACTGTATCTGTATAATGAGGGCAAGCTACAGGGGCAGCCGTTTGATGTGGTGGTAGTGGATTTAGTGATAGAGGATGGTATGGGAGGCAAGGAGGCGATGGAGGAACTTCTGAAGGCTGATCCTGATGTTAAGGCGATAGTGGCAAGCGGTTATTCTGATGACCCTGTGATGGCTGAGTATAAAAGGTATGGCTTTAAAGCGTGTGTGTCAAAACCCTACGGTATGGATCAATTATTGGATGCGATTGAGTTTGCGTCGGATACGGGCAGATGATGCAGCTATGAGCACAGAGCAGATACTCATAATAGATGATGACATAACGCTTGTGGAAAGCATCGGAGATGTTATGATATCAGTCGGCTACAGGGTGTTAAGTGCGCCAAACGGCCATGACGGGATAGAATTATTTAAGCGTGGCGGAGTATCTGCGGTTCTGTTGGATTTAGTGATGGATGGCATCGGAGGGATTGAAACACTACAGGAATTAAAAAAGATAAATGCGGACGTACCTGTAATAATAGTAACTGGCTACGCTGACATTCAATCTGCCGTAGAGGCGACAAAACTGGGTGCGTACGATTTCGTAGTGAAGCCGCCTGATTTTGACAAGTTGATAATAACTCTGGCTCACGGGATACAGCAGTTGCAGTTAACGCAGGAGACGAGGGCGTTAAAAGGCGCAGTGGATACGTCTTTAGAGAGTCAGTTAGGCAAAAGCCGCTCTATGAGCAAACTTATAGCGGATATTCAGCAGGTAGCGGCAAGCAGCTTTTCAATAATTCTGCAGGGTGAGACAGGCACCGGTAAATCATACATAGCGCGGATAATTCACAACCTGAGCGCAAGGGCAGGCAAACCGTTTGTGAAAGTTGACATTGGGAGCTTAGCAGAGGGCGTGGTGGAGAGTGAACTGTTTGGTCATGAGAGGGGTGCATTTACGGGAGCGGACAAAAAAACAAGGGGATTTTTTGAGGCTGCCAATGGCGGCACAATCTTTATAGATGAGATACAGAACATGTCGCCAAACATTCAAGCAAAGCTCTTGTCTGTGGTAGAGGACAAGGTGATTTATCCAGTTGGGGGCAGAGCTCCGGTTGACATAGATGTTAGGATTATAGCTGCTACCAACAGGGATATCAATCATTTAGTGGAAACGAAAAACCTGCGAAGCGATTTGTATTTCCGCCTTGGGGAATTTATAATAACAGTGCCACCGCTAAGGAACAGGCGCGAGGACATAGGTTTTTTTGTCGGCAAGTTTATAGCTGAGGCATCGGATGAGTTGGATAAGCCAATCAGGGATATTAGCGATGAGGCGATGGCTCTTTTAGAGAACAATCCGTGGGTAGGCAACATCAGGGAGTTAAAAAATATGATACGGCGGGCAGTGCTTTTTAGTGATGACGGCACGATACGTTATGAGCACATAAAGATACTGCTGGATGGCAAAGCAGAGGTGACTGTAGATAACAGGACGTTTATGTCGTTAAAGGAAACACTGAAAATTGAAGAGACGAAAGCTATAAAAAGAGCACTGGAGCTATCCGACGGTAACAGAACCAAAACCGCAGCCATACTTAAGATTTCCTACCGCGGCCTCCTCGCTAAAATGAAAGAATATGATATTGACTGATACCAAACCGCATTCAATCGCCTAACTTCGTTAGCATGCGTCAAAAGTAGAGTACGCCTGCGTCGCTTTCTCCTTGCCGCCTGCGTTATGCTTCTGACTGCAACTTGGTATTCACGTTCATATGTTTTGCGGACGAAGGTCGCAATTGAAACTTTTTAAGCGGCGGAACGCCGGTTGAAAAATTCTTTTAATTGCATATGCAGTTAGCTCCGCAAACAAAAAAATGGATTCCTGCCTTCGCAGGAATGACAAGAAAAAAAGGAATGACCCCCCTTTGTCATTCCCGCCTACGAGCTGGAATCCAGTCCTTTTAACTGTATCATTTGCTGAATGAAAAAATTTACAGGAGTTAACTCAATAAGCATTTTCTTTTATTAAAAGCACATCAATAATCGCATTTCTAAAAGCGAGATTGCCACGCTGCGCTCGCAATGACGACTTGTGGTTATCGCTGACAAAAAACCTGGGGTCAAGGGGAATCATTCCCCTTGCGGATAGGGTCTTAGGGAAAGGCAGCGCCTTTCCCTAACTTAGCCTAAAATCTCTAAACGCAGCAACTATCTCAAGGACGGCAAGGGCGCCGGAGGTTAAATCATTGACGTATATGTGCTCATCTGTGGTGTGAGGCTGCTGCATTCCGGTTGATAGCACCAGTGATTTAATCCCACGTTCATTAAACACGTTAGCATCCGAGCCGCCGCCATATACAAGGTGTTCAGGAAATGTTCCGCTTTTGTGTAACGCTACGTCAATAAGCCTTACAAATGGATCATCATCCGCTATTTTAAACCCAACATAGTGCCGCTTATCTTCTATGTGGATTCTTACCTGATTTTTCTTTGCTAACTTTGTCGCTGTCTCAAACATTCTTTTCTTAAGACTCTCTATTGTCTCAAGGTTGTGACTTCTCATCTCTCCCTCTATCACCACCTCGCGCGGAACCACGTTTGTGGCAGAGCCGCCGCCAATTGTGCCAATGTTAGCCGTTGTGACTGTGTCAATTCTGCCATCAGGTAAAGCAGATATTATCTTTGCCGCAGCCATTATTGCATTTATCCCTTTTTCAGGCTCAATGCCTGCGTGAGCAGAGCGGCCGCTTATCCGCATCGTGTAAGCATCATGAGTGGGCGCTGACACAACCACCTTGCCAACACTACCGCTGCTGTCCAGTACCAGCGCATGTTTGCTCTGTAACAAACTATAATCAAATTTCTTAGAGCCATAGAGTCCCCTTTCCTCTGCAGACGTAAACACCACCTCTATGTCTCCTACTGAAAGCCCCTTGTCTTGTATCACCTGTAAAGCCTCAAGTATCTCTGCTATTCCACTTTTGTCATCGGCCCCCAACACAGTTTTCCCATCTGTCTTAATCAATCCGTTTTCTCTAATTACACGCAGCCCCTCCGTTGACTCTACCGTATCCATGTGGCTGCTTAACAAAATAGGCAATGCCCCAGCAACGCTCCCTTTTTTGTATCCCACAAGGTTAAAAGATTCCCCGTAAGATTGGATATTCACGCTAAACCCTAATGCTATTAATTTTCCGGCTAAAACCTCTCCGATTGCCTGCTCAGAAAACGACAGCGAATTTATGTTGATTAGCTCAAGGAAACTATTAATAAGACGGTCTGTGTTTACACACTCACGGAGTGTCTTCAATTGCTTTGCCTCGGTCCAAACAGGGCGCTCCCTACTCTTACCATCGTAGCCCCCTCCTCTATCGCCACACGGTAATCATCAGACATCCCCATAGATAAATGCACAGCACTTGTATGACCACGCCCTATTGCCTCATCCCTAATTGTGCGTAACCTTTGAAAATACGGACGAGTGCTCTCCGAGTTATCAAAATTTGGAGGGATTGCCATAAAACCCACAAGCTGCACGTTTTCCATGTCAGCAATACGGGCTGTAAACTCAGCAATCAGGTCAAGATCTATACCGGTTTTTGTATCCTCATCTGAGAGTTTCGGCTGAATCAGCACTTTCTGAATTTTCCCCAGCTTCTGTGCTTCGTTATCTATAATCTCAGCCAATTCCACAGAGTCAACTGAATGAATATAGTCAAAAACTCCGACCGCTTTTTTAGCCTTGTTTTTCTGCAGATGCCCAAGCAAATGCCACCTCACACACTGAAACGATTCATGCCCTACAAGTGTCTGGATTTTCTCAAGCCCCTCTTTAACATAACTCTCTCCAAAGTCACGCACCCCTGCTTCAATTGCCATAGAGATTAACTCAAGAGGATAATACTTAGAGACCGCTATCAACGTTACGTCATCAGGGTTTCTATCAGATTTTAAGGAGGAGTTACAGATTGCCTTATTGATGTTTGAAATCCTGCGGGCAAGCTCCTGTGCGTCAATCATACGGGAAGAACGAAATAAAAACTGTTTCCCCTTGGCAAAGGGTCATAACCAAAGACACCGCCGTGAATTTCCACTGCGTTTTTAATAAACGTAAGTCCATGACCGGTTCCCGGACGTGACCCTATGTTTGACCCTCTAAAGCCCTCATCAAATATCTTGTCCCTCTCCTCTGTCTTAATGTTTTCTCCGGTTGTAAACACGCTGTACTTTACCCCGTCCTTATCTGCCCCAAAATACCCCGGCATTATCTCTCTGCAGTAGCGCATCAGTTTGTACTTTTTACCACTGTCATCTGTGGCATAGTCCGTATATTTTAAGGCATTAGAAAACAGATTAGCAAAAACCTGTGCTATAAGACCGAGATCAACCACCGTTATAATCTCATCTGCCTCTTTTGCGCAACAGTCCTCCACCATTATACCCATCTCTTTGAAGCGGTCTATAAAACGGTCAATCTGGTGCAGGATTATATCCTTGTGCATGTTGCAGGGTTTTGTTCTGAGGGTTAAATGACCCTTATCAAAGTGGCTCTTTCTAAATAGGGTTTCAAGAAACAGCGATGTGTTTTGGTAGTGTTTATCTATGTTTTGAAACTCTTCAATTAGCCCCTGGTTTACCTCCGAGAGTTCCGCCAAAAGGTGCTCTATACAAACCTCGTCACACTCCACATCATGCGTATATTTATTGAGAAATTTTTCAATCTCCAGGTTTTTTGTGATTTTACCTTTCATCCGGCGCAAAAACAATTTAAATATCATATTGGGAACAATGATGTTGTGTTCAATATCGGCTACCAGATTGCGGATAAACTTCAGATGCTCTATGTTTTTATTAAGCAATAAGCGGTTGTGAATGTTAAAACCAATTCTATTAGCGTACTTCTCTAAAAAAAACTCATCTGCCTCGGTAAGGTTGGTGTTAGGGTAAACTACAAGAGTTCCAAGAATGTTATTTTTATGAGTATTTGGCAGCTGCTCGCTTAAAATTCCTTTTCCCTTTATTGTCACTATAAGGTTATTGCCTGAGCGGTAGGTACTGTCGGCAGGGCTAATATCATCCGGTGGCGGTTTATAAAGGCCCTTTTCAGGATTTTCTGTCTTTGCCACTAAGGAAAGCTCAAGAGTGCGTGAATCGTAGAGGTAGAGCATGGCATCCAGATTAAGAAACACCTTTGGTACGGCTACACACAAAAAATAGAGCTCCTCTATTTCATTAAACTCCTGAGCGAGGTCGTAAAACGTCTTTAGAGCATCGGCCTGCTCTTGAGTAAAATCATATTGTCTGTAAGCATTGCGCTTACTCTCAGCATACTCTATTATTTGGCTCATTGAAGCCATGTGTTTCTACCTCTTTACGCCTCTGAATTTAAACGACTACGGACGTACTAAAGTCTAACAAAAGCTATTTTGCTGTGTCAACAATAAAAACAGGCGTATCCGGCTTCTGTCAAGACATTATTTAAAACGGAGACATGGCTCTTAGTTTTTTAACCACAGGTATGACAACATCTAAGGCTTTATCTATCTCAGAGACAGTATTGTAACGGCTCAGTGATATTCTAAGAGAGCCGTGTATGGCAGTGGGCGGAACACTCATGGCACTAAGTATTCGGCTTGGCTCAGAGGAGCCTGAAGAGCAGGCCGAGCCAGTTGAAACACAAATATTTTGCATGTCAAGCATCATTAGGATTGCCTCGCCGTCAACGTATTCAAAACTTATGTTGGTAGTATTAGGGAGACGGTTTTCAGTGTCACCATTAACTATGCTGCCGGGGAGATTATTTAGAAGCGTATTTTCAATCTTGTTGCGTAATTGTGTAAGATACGCCACCTCTTTAGAAATCAGATTTTCCACCAACTGGCACGCTGTGCCAAGACCCACTATGGAGGCTGAGTTTTCCGTGCCGGCACGTCTGCCGTTTTCCTGATGTCCTCCTATTAAAAGCGGATGATACGGCAGCCCATTCCGCACATACAGAGCACCTATCCCCTTTGGCGCATGAAGTTTGTGCCCTGAAAGAGAAAGCATATCCAAATTTAGCTCCTTAACATTTATGGGCACTTTTCCAACTGCTTGTACAGCATCGGTGTGAAAAATTATTCCGGTTCCTTTGAGAAGCTGCCCGATTTCCTTAATTGGAAAGACTACTCCAGTTTCATTGTTGGCATACATAATGGAGACAAGCGCTGTATCCGGCAAGATTGCACTCTCTAAATCTTTCAAATTTAATCTGCCCAATGAGTCAACCGGTAAGTATGACACTTTGTAGCCGCGGGTTTCCATTACGGCACAGTAATTATACACGGCCGGGTGTTCTACGACTGTAGTAATTATGTGTTTTTTCAGAGGGTTAGCGCTTAATGCAGATGCAATTGCAGTGTTATCAGCTTCTGTTCCGCAGCTCGTAAAAATTATCTCATCAGGTTTAGCTCCAATTAAAGAAGCAACCTGTGAGCGCGAGAGATCTATGGCGTCTAAAACGTTCCTCCCAAAAGAGTATGCGCTTGAGGGATTTCCGTAATTTAAGTCTAACCACGGCGACATCGCCTCTTTAACCTCAGGGGCCACCATCGTGGTTGCATTATTGTCCAGATATATAAGTTCCAAACGCAGGGCTCTATTTAGAGAAAATATCCCTTATATTTTTCTTTAGATTACGTACTGTTTCACTGACATTTCCCTGTGATTGCTTAACCGCAGGCGGAACCTTCTCCTCAAGAGCATCAGTCAGATCCATGTACATATTAAATGTTTTCCTAAGAAACACAAGCATCCAATCAAACATAGTCATCATAAGAAGAAACATGGCAGCCATCAGTAAAAATAACACTATCAGATACCATGGGCTGATTTGAAGCAGCTCTGCAAACGTCTCAGAGCCGATGTTTCCCCATGTAAGAAATGTCTTTGACCACTCATCGTGGAAAAACTCGGCGTATATGGCAGCCCCTGCCATCATGCCGGCAATGGCCGGTATGGAATCAAGTGCGCCCTCACCCAAAGCTCCAGCAGCAGTTCCAGGACAATAACCCAGAATGGCTATAGCAGCGCCAAACATCAAACCGCCTACAATTTGTGGCACTATAACTGTTTTAGGAACATGGAGTTCTATAATTCCCATATCAGTTAAAATATACACCAGCACCATGGAAACCATTAGAATAGGGGTACCAAGACGAAACACCGTAAAATCCTGAAGCCTGAAAAGTCCCGACACTGTGTCATATTTACAGAGCCTCCCCTTTTGCAGCACAACTCCAAACAGAAGACCGAGAATTAATCCTCCGTAAAGACTTGAAGCACCCTTTACGGCAGCAATTGTATCCGGGTCAAATATATTCGACAACCTTTTTAGAAATTCACTTAAAGATACAAGTTCCAGCATGTTACTCCTTCTTCACTGCAACAATTCCGCCCCTATAAAAGAGAAACGACGTAAGCACGCCTCCCACCCACAGAGAAATCATAAATATAAATCCGGAGGGCACCAATTGAATGGCGCCAGAAATTAAAAGGCCGCTCACACACCCGCCGGCAATCCTTGCCGCAAATCCCATCACTATTCCAGCCAAAAAGACCCACACCCAGCGTTTAAACACCGATGGTCCCTTAGACTGTCTCCACATATCCGGCACACCCATCCATTTAAATTCCCCGGAGTATCTTGCCGAAAGGAAACTCCCTATCGTCACGCCAAGAATCATAGCCATAGTCCAGTCAATTTTTGGCTCGTATATGCT
Coding sequences:
- a CDS encoding glycosyltransferase family 2 protein, producing MLLGKKIAVVMPAYNAEKTLQQTYDEIPHEYVDEIIVVDDASKDSTPEVARKLGLKVIVHEKNLGYGGNQKTCYKNALVGGADVIVMLHPDYQYSPKLVTALAAMVISGHYDVALGSRILGGDALKGGMPSYKYVSNRFLTFFENIFLGIKLSEYHTGFRAFSRAVLETIPFENNSDDFIFDNQMIVQALHFGFKIGEISCPTKYFEEASSINFSRSVTYGIGVMGTSLQYFFQKKRIANYKIFENNKP
- a CDS encoding sensor histidine kinase is translated as MASMSQIIEYAESKRNAYRQYDFTQEQADALKTFYDLAQEFNEIEELYFLCVAVPKVFLNLDAMLYLYDSRTLELSLVAKTENPEKGLYKPPPDDISPADSTYRSGNNLIVTIKGKGILSEQLPNTHKNNILGTLVVYPNTNLTEADEFFLEKYANRIGFNIHNRLLLNKNIEHLKFIRNLVADIEHNIIVPNMIFKLFLRRMKGKITKNLEIEKFLNKYTHDVECDEVCIEHLLAELSEVNQGLIEEFQNIDKHYQNTSLFLETLFRKSHFDKGHLTLRTKPCNMHKDIILHQIDRFIDRFKEMGIMVEDCCAKEADEIITVVDLGLIAQVFANLFSNALKYTDYATDDSGKKYKLMRYCREIMPGYFGADKDGVKYSVFTTGENIKTEERDKIFDEGFRGSNIGSRPGTGHGLTFIKNAVEIHGGVFGYDPLPRGNSFYFVLPV
- the nifS gene encoding cysteine desulfurase NifS; its protein translation is MELIYLDNNATTMVAPEVKEAMSPWLDLNYGNPSSAYSFGRNVLDAIDLSRSQVASLIGAKPDEIIFTSCGTEADNTAIASALSANPLKKHIITTVVEHPAVYNYCAVMETRGYKVSYLPVDSLGRLNLKDLESAILPDTALVSIMYANNETGVVFPIKEIGQLLKGTGIIFHTDAVQAVGKVPINVKELNLDMLSLSGHKLHAPKGIGALYVRNGLPYHPLLIGGHQENGRRAGTENSASIVGLGTACQLVENLISKEVAYLTQLRNKIENTLLNNLPGSIVNGDTENRLPNTTNISFEYVDGEAILMMLDMQNICVSTGSACSSGSSEPSRILSAMSVPPTAIHGSLRISLSRYNTVSEIDKALDVVIPVVKKLRAMSPF
- a CDS encoding M20/M25/M40 family metallo-hydrolase yields the protein MKTLRECVNTDRLINSFLELININSLSFSEQAIGEVLAGKLIALGFSVNIQSYGESFNLVGYKKGSVAGALPILLSSHMDTVESTEGLRVIRENGLIKTDGKTVLGADDKSGIAEILEALQVIQDKGLSVGDIEVVFTSAEERGLYGSKKFDYSLLQSKHALVLDSSGSVGKVVVSAPTHDAYTMRISGRSAHAGIEPEKGINAIMAAAKIISALPDGRIDTVTTANIGTIGGGSATNVVPREVVIEGEMRSHNLETIESLKKRMFETATKLAKKNQVRIHIEDKRHYVGFKIADDDPFVRLIDVALHKSGTFPEHLVYGGGSDANVFNERGIKSLVLSTGMQQPHTTDEHIYVNDLTSGALAVLEIVAAFRDFRLS
- a CDS encoding YeeE/YedE family protein; this encodes MLELVSLSEFLKRLSNIFDPDTIAAVKGASSLYGGLILGLLFGVVLQKGRLCKYDTVSGLFRLQDFTVFRLGTPILMVSMVLVYILTDMGIIELHVPKTVIVPQIVGGLMFGAAIAILGYCPGTAAGALGEGALDSIPAIAGMMAGAAIYAEFFHDEWSKTFLTWGNIGSETFAELLQISPWYLIVLFLLMAAMFLLMMTMFDWMLVFLRKTFNMYMDLTDALEEKVPPAVKQSQGNVSETVRNLKKNIRDIFSK
- a CDS encoding YggS family pyridoxal phosphate-dependent enzyme, giving the protein MIDAQELARRISNINKAICNSSLKSDRNPDDVTLIAVSKYYPLELISMAIEAGVRDFGESYVKEGLEKIQTLVGHESFQCVRWHLLGHLQKNKAKKAVGVFDYIHSVDSVELAEIIDNEAQKLGKIQKVLIQPKLSDEDTKTGIDLDLIAEFTARIADMENVQLVGFMAIPPNFDNSESTRPYFQRLRTIRDEAIGRGHTSAVHLSMGMSDDYRVAIEEGATMVRVGSALFGPRQSN
- a CDS encoding response regulator, with the protein product MNFLLKEGRAKKFRESFAAKVYAVVTVFIILVSVVFVTIIVRGQYKQLMENSITKGTLLAKLLAYNSRLGVFSESETILTDAVDAIKRQNDVVYVSIYNSDAKLLTKYVNGQLYKDTSDDHNEIDKIIEQLKKEKSLFFTEGKNVLCFWAPVLSDYAGDDYLQVVAGKSKLLGFVEICLTTTTLKAQIIGLFLRSILMSVFFLLIALSITFVILRKIIRPVIDLTSCMREFGETGTLTGELPITAQDEIGHLSMAFTKMIDDLHAKENEKHVMEEHLINSQKMEAIGTLAGGIAHNFNNVLTVFASKLAVAKNLLPKTHDAYARLIQAEDTIGKAKYLSNQLFTFARGGSPIKEAASIGSLIEETVPLIMAGSRLNYELEIAEDLCLAMIDKDQMRQVINNLLSNSKDAVKDRGSITVRARNAKLTDHIAVPSNGMYIKIDFMDTGIGIIEDNLSKIFTPFFTTKRNGRGLGLTIAHSIVKKHGGEVIITSEHGKWTLCEVYVPATCELGATVAIESAKTSDFSISEPVEVSAAEQKRILLLEDNDEIRTWVGLVLRDSGYRVSMARDGLEALYLYNEGKLQGQPFDVVVVDLVIEDGMGGKEAMEELLKADPDVKAIVASGYSDDPVMAEYKRYGFKACVSKPYGMDQLLDAIEFASDTGR
- a CDS encoding sigma-54-dependent Fis family transcriptional regulator, translating into MRRIRADDAAMSTEQILIIDDDITLVESIGDVMISVGYRVLSAPNGHDGIELFKRGGVSAVLLDLVMDGIGGIETLQELKKINADVPVIIVTGYADIQSAVEATKLGAYDFVVKPPDFDKLIITLAHGIQQLQLTQETRALKGAVDTSLESQLGKSRSMSKLIADIQQVAASSFSIILQGETGTGKSYIARIIHNLSARAGKPFVKVDIGSLAEGVVESELFGHERGAFTGADKKTRGFFEAANGGTIFIDEIQNMSPNIQAKLLSVVEDKVIYPVGGRAPVDIDVRIIAATNRDINHLVETKNLRSDLYFRLGEFIITVPPLRNRREDIGFFVGKFIAEASDELDKPIRDISDEAMALLENNPWVGNIRELKNMIRRAVLFSDDGTIRYEHIKILLDGKAEVTVDNRTFMSLKETLKIEETKAIKRALELSDGNRTKTAAILKISYRGLLAKMKEYDID